A DNA window from Rhineura floridana isolate rRhiFlo1 chromosome 11, rRhiFlo1.hap2, whole genome shotgun sequence contains the following coding sequences:
- the INO80E gene encoding INO80 complex subunit E isoform X1 — translation MNGAGEPDPGSGGYKRRYRALKRRLKFLIYEQECFQEELRKAQRKLLKVSRDKSFLLDRLLQYENVDEESSDSEATASSDNSDGEMPKGTEPQSLKRKQSPQLGSASSPSSSGLSLQPTSGFGLPASGAPSPYLTSLASPPYAPFPSDYLALGPETGPPQPDANAGRSARRPPRPRKLKLPLPPTSHSDCSSVVVGLPFPSPRGTPKLPPPTILSTVPHQMFSDTGEGSGEDPLDGDDELVIDIPE, via the exons ATGAACGGGGCAGGAGAGCCTGATCCTGGCAGCGGGGGCTACAAGAGACGCTACAGAGCCTTGAAGAGGAGGCTCAAGTTCCTGATCTAT GAACAAGAATGTTTCCAGGAAGAGCTGAGAAAAGCTCAAAGAAAACTCTTAAAAGTTTCACGGGATAAAAG TTTTCTACTTGACCGCCTGCTCCAGTATGAGAATGTGGATGAAGAATCATCAG ACTCTGAGGCAACAGCCTCCTCTGACAATAGTGATGGGGAGATGCCGAAGGGGACAGAGCCACAGTCGCTAAAGAG AAAACAAAGTCCCCAGCTTGGCAGTGCCTCGTCCCCTTCATCTTCAGGCCTTTCCCTCCAGCCAACCTCTGGTTTTGGGCTCCCAGCTTCAGGGGCACCATCCCCTTACTTGACCTCT CTGGCCTCACCCCCTTATGCTCCCTTCCCCTCTGACTACTTGGCGCTAGGGCCTGAGACTGGccctccccaacctgatgccaacGCTGGCCGTTCTGCCAGGCGGCCCCCAAGGCCCCGCAAACTCAAG CTCCCGCTGCCCCCCACCTCCCACTCTGACTGTTCATCTGTAGTAGTGGGGTTACCCTTTCCTTCACCCCGTGGGACCCCCAAGCTGCCGCCGCCTACCATCCTCAGCACAGTGCCCCATcagatgttcagtgatacagggGAGGGAAGCGGTGAAGACCCCTTGGATGGAGACGATGAATTGGTAATTGACATTCCTGAGTGA
- the INO80E gene encoding INO80 complex subunit E isoform X2: MNGAGEPDPGSGGYKRRYRALKRRLKFLIYEQECFQEELRKAQRKLLKVSRDKSFLLDRLLQYENVDEESSDSEATASSDNSDGEMPKGTEPQSLKRKQSPQLGSASSPSSSGLSLQPTSGFGLPASGAPSPYLTSLPLPPTSHSDCSSVVVGLPFPSPRGTPKLPPPTILSTVPHQMFSDTGEGSGEDPLDGDDELVIDIPE, translated from the exons ATGAACGGGGCAGGAGAGCCTGATCCTGGCAGCGGGGGCTACAAGAGACGCTACAGAGCCTTGAAGAGGAGGCTCAAGTTCCTGATCTAT GAACAAGAATGTTTCCAGGAAGAGCTGAGAAAAGCTCAAAGAAAACTCTTAAAAGTTTCACGGGATAAAAG TTTTCTACTTGACCGCCTGCTCCAGTATGAGAATGTGGATGAAGAATCATCAG ACTCTGAGGCAACAGCCTCCTCTGACAATAGTGATGGGGAGATGCCGAAGGGGACAGAGCCACAGTCGCTAAAGAG AAAACAAAGTCCCCAGCTTGGCAGTGCCTCGTCCCCTTCATCTTCAGGCCTTTCCCTCCAGCCAACCTCTGGTTTTGGGCTCCCAGCTTCAGGGGCACCATCCCCTTACTTGACCTCT CTCCCGCTGCCCCCCACCTCCCACTCTGACTGTTCATCTGTAGTAGTGGGGTTACCCTTTCCTTCACCCCGTGGGACCCCCAAGCTGCCGCCGCCTACCATCCTCAGCACAGTGCCCCATcagatgttcagtgatacagggGAGGGAAGCGGTGAAGACCCCTTGGATGGAGACGATGAATTGGTAATTGACATTCCTGAGTGA